A genomic segment from Aspergillus puulaauensis MK2 DNA, chromosome 1, nearly complete sequence encodes:
- the VMA8 gene encoding H(+)-transporting V1 sector ATPase subunit D (BUSCO:EOG09264IMV;~COG:C;~EggNog:ENOG410PHRZ;~InterPro:IPR002699;~PFAM:PF01813;~go_function: GO:0042626 - ATPase-coupled transmembrane transporter activity [Evidence IEA]), producing MSGAVGREAVFPTRQSLGLMKSKLKGAETGHSLLKRKSEALTKRFREITRRIDEAKQKMGRVMQVAAFSLAEVSYAVGGDIGYQVQESAKQARFRVRAKQDNVSGVLLPHFESYTEDSINDFGLTGLGKGGQQVQRCRETYARAVETLVELASLQTAFVILDEVIKVVNRRVNAIEHVIIPRTENTIKYINSELDELDREEFYRLKKVSGKKQRDVAAADAEIQAAREKEAQKQLGGGATEEPEAPDVLGEQEDTDVIF from the exons ATGTCCGGAGCAGTG GGCCGTGAGGCGGTCTTCCCGACCCGTCAGTCGCTTGGGTTGATGAAGAGTAAACTGAAGGGTGCGGAGACTGGCCACAGTTTGCTAAAGAGGAAAAGTGAAGCTTTAACAAA GCGCTTCCGCG AGATAACCCGACGAATCGATGAAGCCAAACAAAAGATGGGGCGGGTCATGCAGGTTGCTGCATTTTCCCTGGCGGAAGTGAGCTACGCTGTCGGTGGTGATATCGGCTACCAGGTGCAAGAGTCCGCCAAACAGGCCCGATTCCGAGTACGGGCGAAGCAGGATAACGTCTCTGGTGTTCTGTTGCCTCATTTTGAAAGCTACACGGAAGACTCCATCAACGACTTTGGCTTAACTGGTCTTGGAAAAGGTGGACAACAGGTACAGCGCTGTCGCGAGACTTATGCTCGCGCGGTAGAGACCTTGGTCGAACTTGCCAGTCTACAG ACTGCGTTTGTTATCCTTGACGAAGTGATCAAGGTTGTTAACCGAAGAG TAAATGCGAT TGAGCATGTTATCATTCCACGAACAGAAAACACTATCAAAT ACATCAATTCCGAACTCGACGAGCTCGACAGAGAAGAATTCTACCGACTCAAGAAGGTGTCgggcaagaagcagagggaTGTTGCAGCAGCTGATGCTGAAATTCAAGCCGCgcgcgagaaggaggccCAGAAACAattgggtggtggtgccACTGAAGAGCCAGAGGCGCCTGACGTTCTAGGGGAGCAAGAAGACACGGATGTTATTTTCTAG
- the SYF1 gene encoding mRNA splicing protein SYF1 (BUSCO:EOG09261XNU;~COG:A;~EggNog:ENOG410PHN7;~InterPro:IPR003107,IPR011990;~go_function: GO:0005515 - protein binding [Evidence IEA];~go_process: GO:0006396 - RNA processing [Evidence IEA]), which yields MPGTLLPPRSHRQHAEMDRSSASRPDLYLIADNDNVYEQDLLRNPGSIKPWLAYIEYKQQNGTLYEQAFVLERACKQLPRSYKLWKMYLEFRTKHLKNRDATKYRAEFQKVNALFERALILLNKMPRIWEMYLSFMLQQPIVTQTRRTFDRALRALPVPQHNRIWKLYKAFARSASGQTAVKIWARYMQIHPENAEEYIHLLVEMGQYTDAVKRYMGVLNDPRFQSRDGKSNFQLFTEMVDLLVSKAKKIETGPQSGIDVDAILRSGIDRFPDQKGKLWAGLATYWITKGNFEKARDVFEEGITTVMTVRDFTLVFDSYVEFEESIIGNLMEAAAVRTDNNQADEEADFDLDLRMLRFEQLMDRRPFLVNDVLLRQNPNNVIEWEKRVALWGDNNVEIVQTYTAAIAAINPKKAVGKFPELWVNYAKFYERGGDLGPARVIFEKAVKVPFKSVAELAETWCEWAEMELRSENFDKAVEIMGKATQAPKKSTVDYFDETLSPQQRVHKSWRLWSFYVDLVESVSSIEETKKVYERIFELRIATPQTVVNYANLLEEHKYFEDSFKVYERGLDLFTYPVAFELWNLYLTKAVDRKIGIERLRDLFEQALDGCPPKFAKPLYLMYGNLEEERGLARHAMRIYERATRAVSDEDRFEMFEFYITKSASNFGLPSTRPIYERGIAALPDQEAKEMCLKFAEMERRLGEIDRARAIYGHASQFCDPRTNAPFWQKWEAFEVQHGNEDTFKEMLRIKRSVQAQYNTDVNFIASQAIARGQQKGEGEAEPETGGEEMDATTADAMAALERQARAPVGFVAASTGPEGGNRPPVNQAPAAAAPANPDAIDLDDEDMDAD from the exons ATGCCAGGGACGCTTCTGCCCCCGAGATCCCACCGGCAACACGCAGAGATGGATCGATCTTCGGCCTCTCGGCCGGATTTGTACCTGATT GCCGATAATGACAATGTATATGAGCAGGATCTCCTTCGGAATCCCGGCAGCATCAAGCCATGGCTTGCGTACATCGAATACAAACAGCAAAATGGGACGCTTTATGAGCAGGCTTTC GTTCTAGAGCGTGCTTGTAAACAGCTCCCGAGGTCCTACAAGCTTTGGAAGATG TACTTGGAATTTCGAACGAAACATCTTAAGAATCGCGATGCAACCAAATATCGGGCCGAATTTCAGAAGGTCAACGCACTGTTTGAGCGTGCGTTGATCCTGCTCAACAAAATGCCTCGGATATGGGAGATGTACCTCTCCTTCATGCTTCAACAGCCGATCGTTACACAAACTAGGAGAACTTTCGATCGTGCTCTGCGAGCTTTGCCAGTACCTCAACACAACCGGATCTGGAAATTATACAAGGCTTTCGCACGCTCTGCTTCCGGTCAAACCGCAGTGAAGATTTGGGCTCGATACATGCAAATCCACCCAGAAAATGCAGAGGAATACATCCACCTTCTTGTGGAGATGGGCCAGTATACCGACGCTGTGAAGCGCTACATGGGGGTTCTTAACGACCCAAGGTTTCAGTCCCGGGACGGAAAGAGTAACTTCCAGCTGTTCACTGAAATGGTGGATTTACTAGTCTCAAAGGCGAAGAAAATCGAGACAGGGCCTCAGTCTGGAATTGATGTGGACGCGATTCTCCGCAGCGGCATTGATCGATTTCCAGACCAAAAAGGTAAACTTTGGGCCGGACTAGCAACTTACTGGATCACGAAAGGCAACTTCGAGAAGGCGCGCGATGTCTTTGAGGAGGGCATTACGACAGTCATGACAGTTCGCGATTTCACCCTTGTATTTGATTCCTATGTCGAATTTGAAGAATCCATCATAGGCAACCtgatggaggctgcggccGTTCGGACTGATAATAACCAGGCTGATGAGGAAGCCGATTTCGATCTCGATCTTCGGATGCTCAGGTTTGAACAGCTTATGGATCGACGACCGTTTTTGGTCAATGATGTGCTACTCAGGCAAAATCCCAACAATGTCATTGAATGGGAAAAGAGGGTGGCTCTTTGGGGTGACAACAACGTGGAAATCGTCCAAACATACACCGCTGCTATAGCAGCCATCAACCCCAAGAAGGCTGTGGGCAAGTTTCCGGAGCTCTGGGTCAACTACGCGAAATTCTACGAGCGCGGTGGAGACTTGGGCCCTGCACGAGTTATATTCGAGAAGGCCGTGAAAGTTCCTTTCAAATCAGTTGCAGAGCTCGCGGAAACATGGTGCGAGTGGGCGGAGATGGAACTGCGCAGCGAAAACTTCGATAAAGCGGTTGAGATCATGGGCAAGGCAACGCAAGCGCCCAAGAAATCGACGGTTGATTACTTTGACGAGACGCTCTCCCCTCAGCAACGCGTTCACAAGAGCTGGAGGCTATGGAGTTTCTACGTCGACCTGGTGGAGAGTGTCTCATCGATAGAGGAGACGAAGAAGGTGTATGAGAGGATCTTCGAGTTGCGAATTGCTACTCCTCAGACCGTTGTCAACTACGCCAACCTCCTTGAGGAACACAAATATTTCGAGGATTCGTTCAAAGTATATGAACGAGGCCTGGACCTCTTCACCTATCCAGTTGCCTTTGAGCTTTGGAATCTTTATCTCACAAAAGCTGTTGATCGAAAGATTGGCATTGAGCGTCTGCGGGATCTCTTTGAACAGGCGCTCGATGGCTGTCCTCCGAAGTTCGCCAAACCCCTCTATCTGATGTACGGAaacctggaagaggagcggGGATTGGCTCGGCACGCAATGCGAATCTACGAACGTGCCACTCGGGCTGTCTCTGATGAAGACCGCTTTGAAATGTTCGAATTCTACATCACGAAGTCCGCCTCCAACTTCGGATTGCCGTCCACGCGGCCGATCTACGAGCGGGGTATTGCCGCTTTGCCTGATCAAGAGGCCAAGGAAATGTGCCTCAAGTTCGCCGAGATGGAAAGGAGATTGGGCGAAATCGATCGCGCACGTGCGATTTACGGCCATGCATCTCAATTCTGCGATCCGCGCACCAACGCGCCATTCTGGCAGAAGTGGGAAGCTTTCGAAGTCCAACACGGAAACGAAGATACCTTCAAGGAAATGCTTCGTATCAAGCGAAGTGTTCAAGCTCAATACAA CACCGACGTCAACTTCATTGCGTCCCAGGCCATCGCCCGCGGTCAACAAAAGggtgaaggcgaagctgaACCGGAAactggaggggaagaaatgGACGCAACCACAGCAGATGCCATGGCGGCGTTGGAACGACAAGCACGTGCACCTGTCGGCTTCGTTGCAGCCAGTACCGGACCTGAAGGTGGCAATCGCCCTCCTGTCAACCAAGCACCTGCAGCCGCTGCTCCAGCGAACCCCGACGCCATCGATCTCGATGACGAAGACATGGATGCGGACTAG
- a CDS encoding uncharacterized protein (COG:A;~EggNog:ENOG410PGNM;~InterPro:IPR000504,IPR012677,IPR035979;~PFAM:PF00076;~go_function: GO:0003676 - nucleic acid binding [Evidence IEA]): protein MATVPVPTSIPPNPTSLQSLRTSSLEPALSGAPQYPIQSFLILPNISVNTLQVRNLEEHIKPEELKEALSELFSEYGTILEIIAKKNLKAKGQAFIVFDNVDSATRAIDEINGFDLFDKPMVLDYAKTRSDATVLREGGDNELESHKRRRLAEKERRQAHEALEAQKKLKRPPVGAPEAPGRPAKTAKGAGLKPTSGAAAAVIPDEYLPPNKILFLRELPDTADQETLTSVFGRFEGLQEVRLVPGRKGIAFVEYESESGAISAKEATSGMPMGPEGKPIRVTFQRQ, encoded by the exons ATGGCTACTGTCCCAGTTCCCACCAGTATCCCTCCCAATCCCAC CTCTCTGCAGAGTCTACGTACGTCGAGCCTCGAGCCAGCCCTCTCCGGGGCTCCTCAGTATCCCATTCAAAGCTTCCTTATTCTTCCCAACATATCGGTTAACACTCTGCAGGTTCGCAATCTCGAAGAACACATAAAGCCCGAGGAACTAAAAGAAGCGCTGTCCGAACTCTTCTCCGAATACGGGACGATCCTCGAAATCATCGCGAAGAAAAACCTCAAGGCCAAGGGGCAAGCGTTCATAGTATTTGACAATGTCGACTCCGCAACCCGCGCCATTGACGAAATCAATGGCTTCGATTTATTCGATAAACCAATGGTCCTGGATTACGCGAAGACAAGGAGCGATGCGACAGTGTTaagagagggaggggatAATGAGTTAGAGTCTCACAAGCGGAGGAGGCTTGCAGAGAAGG AGCGTCGACAAGCGCACGAAGCCCTAGAGGCTCAAAAGAAGCTAAAGCGCCCACCTGTCGGTGCGCCAGAGGCCCCCGGACGTCCCGCCAAGACAGCAAAGGGTGCTGGTCTCAAGCCCACGTCCGGTGCTGCGGCCGCCGTTATCCCCGACGAGTATCTACCCCCGAACaagatcctgttcctgcggGAGCTTCCCGACACAGCGGACCAGGAGACTCTCACGAGTGTGTTTGGAAGGTTCGAAGGGCTTCAGGAAGTCAGACTGGTAccgggaagaaagggaatTGCATTCGTGGAGTACGAGAGCGAATCTGGCGCTATCAGTGCGAAGGAGGCTACATCGGGGATGCCGATGGGCCCGGAGGGGAAACCAATTCGGGTTACGTTCCAGAGACAATGA
- the GEA2 gene encoding Sec7 domain-containing protein (COG:U;~EggNog:ENOG410PFNE;~InterPro:IPR016024,IPR035999,IPR023394,IPR032691, IPR000904;~PFAM:PF12783,PF01369;~go_function: GO:0005086 - ARF guanyl-nucleotide exchange factor activity [Evidence IEA];~go_process: GO:0032012 - regulation of ARF protein signal transduction [Evidence IEA]): MSSSSLPIAVDPVALVTTECITVTSAMRKHARWAHSSVAAILGSGTVSRVYDRDASAPSSPRGGSTPTRPRSRLSSADDDHALANRWGLRGKKGKSIQDNPLISAFTRLRSDLKDCKDVKAFDAPALLHPFLQVVRSSSTSAAITSLALLALTKFFSYKIIDRNSPRISMAMQLLSAAITHCRFEASDSSADEIVLLRILKLMEGMLSGPEGELLGDESVCEMMETGLSMCCQVRLSEVLRRSAEIAMVNMCQVIFMRLSVLDSNLEPLDLDNRQPAHSNEVERTNFKMDPSVDGNTVASQHPSAMGSDTAVTDREHASSDGPSDQALNGVAVAAPPNPEDDSGPEVKPYSLASIRELFRVLIDLLNPDNRQHTDPMRVMALRIIDVALEVAGPSIARHPSLASLAQNDLCRHLFQLVRSESLAILTSSLRVAGTLILTCRPVLKLQQELYLSYLVACLHPRVEIPREPGINPALYEGVPQAPKVVKQPPSQSTSGRSTPVAVKDRQKLGLEGGSRKPETREAMVESIGVLARIPSFMVELFVNYDCEVDRADLCEDMIGLLSRSAFPDSATWSTTNVPPLCLDALLSYVQSIYDRLDEPALTEGFPSNEQLRNRRNTKRVIVHGAQKFNEDPKGGIAYLASHGIIENPDDPDQVARFLRGTTRLSKKMLGEYISKRSNENLLNSFVDLLEFSGKSVVDGLRDLLGAFRLPGESALIERIVTTFSEKYIEKAQPSEVADKDSLFVLTYAIIMLNTTLYNPNMKAQNRMSCEDFSKNLRGLNAGQNFAPEFLEEIYDSIKQNEIILPDEHDNKHAFDYAWRELLAKSSTAGELVTGQTNVYDADMFAATWKPVVATLSYVFMSASDDAVYSRVVMGFDQCAQIAARYGLTDALDRIVFSLASISTLATSSPPSTALNTEVQAGKRSVMVSELAVKFGRDFRAQLATVVLFRLLTHNESSVQKSWSHVIQILRNLFINSLIPPFDSTLNADLEITPIPLQPPSQVVDRDGRGNDTGLLSAFTSYLSSYAADDPPEPSDEELDNTLCTVDCVSACSIDELLSNIRSLPLDAVTKIVESLQAQLPEESAPAVIVVKPERPLPSTRANARPDSSQGQYEPGMMYLLELTAILTLRDRQTIESLGEGLLASLQGFIRDARNLHPLALSRVVTYLLNLLRLSHEQPFTRVPVILHGISSFDQDTLESVAVPIVKGLSRCVFDGNLLRNEITVSPDFWSILQRLHQHKDAAPLGFSLLEAIIDSNPPIVTADNYESAVALATEFISAGSVGYIEERHRDTLARRSKGVKQPKQSENEVVSRGVTAIGLIYHLTGRAPALIKQSHLEDGEAWSAYWSPIFHSLTSQCTNPCRDIRHHAISTLQRSLLSVDIGADKEWTAIFDQVLFPLILRLLKPEVFHSDPRGMGETRVQTATLVCKIFLRYLDQLPNAEGMLELWLKILDILDRMMNSGQGDSLEEAIPESIKNIILVMADQGHLVPPSQDPSKENIWTETKKRLERFLPDLFKEIFPDAPKETPPVSTPASPLPSTPAEPSSENTPGEKENEKENETEPEPENEKENQAGSEAPKVEDEKNESEQS; encoded by the exons atgtcgtcctcgtctttaCCCATAGCCGTCGACCCGGTCGCGTTGGTGACAACAGAATGTATCACGGTCACCTCGGCCATGCGGAAACATGCCCGATGGGCTCACTCGTCTGTCGCCGCCATTCTGGGCAGCGGCACCGTCTCTCGTGTCTATGACCGTGACGCATCTGCTCCCTCCAGCCCCCGTGGTGGGAGCACACCTACCCGACCGAGGTCAAGGCTCTCCTCCGCAGACGATGATCACGCCCTCGCCAATCGGTGGGGACTGAGGGGGAAGAAAGGCAAAAGCATACAGGATAACCCTCTAATATCCGCCTTCACTCGACTACGAAGTGACCTCAAAGATTGTAAGGATGTCAAGGCTTTCGACGCCCCCGCCTTGCTACATCCGTTCCTTCAGGTCGTCCGCTCCTCttcgacctccgccgccatCACCTCCCTTGCCTTGCTCGCCTTGACCAAGTTCTTCTCCTATAAGATCATCGACCGCAACTCCCCCAGAATCTCTATGGCCATGCAACTGCTGTCCGCAGCAATCACCCACTGCCGGTTCGAAGCTAGTGATTCCTCCGCCGATGAGATCGTTTTGTTGAGGATCCTGAAATTGATGGAAGGCATGTTGTCCGGGCCGGAAGGCGAACTTCTGGGGGATGAGAGTGTCTGTGAGATGATGGAGACAGGTTTGAGCATGTGTTGTCAAGTCCGCCTTTCGGAGGTTCTCCGGAGGTCTGCCGAGATAGCTATGGTCAATATGTGCCAGGTTATATTTATGCGGCTGTCTGTATTGGACTCTAATTTAGAACCGCTCGACCTTGATAATCGGCAACCGGCGCATTCGAATGAGGTCGAGCGAACAAACTTCAAGATGGACCCCTCCGTTGACGGAAACACTGTCGCTTCTCAGCATCCTTCTGCCATGGGCTCTGACACAGCTGTCACGGATCGCGAGCACGCCAGCTCTGACGGTCCCTCTGATCAAGCGCTGAATGGGGTTGCAGTCGCTGCTCCACCAAACCCGGAGGATGACTCGGGTCCCGAAGTTAAGCCCTACTCTTTGGCTTCCATTCGGGAGCTCTTTCGCGTGCTCATCGATCTTTTGAACCCAGACAACCGGCAACATACAGACCCGATGAGGGTTATGGCGCTGAGGATAATTGATGTTGCTTTAGAAGTCGCAGGGCCGTCGATTGCCAGGCACCCTAGTTTAGCATCCTTGGCACAAAACGACCTTTGCCGCCACCTATTCCAACTCGTTCGGTCCGAGAGCCTAGCAATTCTCACTAGCTCTCTCAGAGTTGCTGGCACTCTGATTCTGACCTGCCGTCCTGTCTTGAAACTTCAGCAGGAGCTCTATCTATCATACCTAGTTGCGTGCCTTCATCCGCGGGTAGAAATACCAAGGGAACCGGGCATCAATCCTGCTTTGTATGAAGGAGTCCCCCAGGCGCCTAAGGTCGTGAAACAACCTCCTTCGCAGAGTACGAGTGGACGATCTACGCCCGTCGCAGTGAAAGATCGACAAAAACTTGGTCTAGAAGGGGGCTCCAGAAAACCCGAGACAAGAGAAGCAATGGTTGAGAGCATCGGCGTATTGGCACGAATTCCAAGCTTTATGGTCGAGCTCTTCGTGAACTATGACTGTGAAGTTGATCGAGCTGACCTCTGCGAGGACATGATCGGGTTACTTTCTCGGAGCGCATTCCCTGATTCAGCGACGTGGAGCACCACCAATGTGCCACCTCTGTGTCTGGACGCACTTCTGAGTTACGTACAATCTATTTACGATAGACTTGATGAGCCGGCTTTAACTGAGGGATTTCCATCTAACGAACAATTGAGAAACCGACGAAACACAAAGCGGGTCATTGTGCATGGAGCTCAAAAGTTTAACGAAGATCCCAAAGGTGGGATTGCCTATTTGGCGTCTCATGGTATAATTGAAAATCCGGATGATCCCGATCAGGTTGCGCGGTTTTTGAGAGGTACTACCCGACTATCTAAGAAAATGCTCGGTGAGTACATCTCGAAACGATCCAACGAGAACCTTCTCAATTCTTTCGTGGATCTACTCGAGTTCTCTGGCAAGTCTGTGGTTGATGGGCTTCGAGATCTGCTCGGTGCATTCCGGTTGCCTGGCGAATCCGCCCTGATTGAACGAATCGTCACCACTTTCAGTGAAAAATACATTGAAAAAGCCCAGCCCTCAGAGGTTGCTGACAAGGATTCCCTCTTTGTTCTGACTTACGCCATTATCATGTTGAACACTACTCTTTACAATCCTAACATGAAGGCTCAGAACCGCATGTCTTGTGAAGATTTCTCTAAGAACTTACGGGGCCTGAATGCAGGTCAGAACTTTGCCCCGGAGTTCCTGGAAGAGATCTATGATTCTATTAAACAAAACGAAATCATCTTACCTGATGAACACGATAACAAGCACGCATTCGACTATGCATGGAGGGAATTGCTGGCGAAGTCAAGTACTGCTGGAGAACTGGTCACCGGTCAAACCAACGTCTACGACGCAGACATGTTCGCGGCTACCTGGAAACCTGTTGTCGCGACACTATCATATGTCTTCATGTCCGCCTCAGATGATGCGGTGTATTCTCGCGTGGTCATGGGTTTTGACCAGTGCGCCCAAATAGCTGCACGCTATGGGTTGACTGATGCACTTGACCGGATCGTCTTTTCTCTTGCCTCAATCAGCACGCTTGCCACTAGTAGCCCACCTAGTACCGCCCTCAACACTGAAGTACAGGCTGGCAAGAGGAGTGTCATGGTCAGCGAGCTGGCCGTGAAATTTGGTCGAGATTTTAGGGCACAGTTGGCCACCGTTGTGCTCTTTCGACTTCTAACACATAACGAGAGTTCGGTCCAGAAAAGTTGGTCGCATGTTATCCAGATACTCCGAAACCTATTCATCAACTCTCTTATTCCGCCCTTTGATTCTACTCTGAATGCCGACCTCGAAATCACCCCGATACCTTTACAACCGCCATCGCAGGTTGTAGACCGTGACGGGCGAGGCAACGATACAGGACTACTATCCGCCTTTACATCTTATCTATCCAGCTATGCAGCTGATGATCCTCCGGAGCCATCAGATGAAGAACTTGATAACACGCTATGTACTGTGGACTGTGTAAGCGCGTGCTCAATCGACGAGCTTCTCTCGAATATCAG GTCCCTTCCCTTGGACGCTGTGACGAAGATAGTAGAGTCGCTACAAGCTCAGTTGCCCGAAGAGAGCGCCCCAGCGGTCATTGTCGTTAAACCGGAACGACCACTCCCGTCAACGAGAGCAAATGCCAGGCCAGACTCAAGTCAAGGCCAATATGAACCTGGAATGATGTACCTGTTAGAATTGACCGCAATTCTTACGCTTCGAGACCGACAAACAATTGAAAGTCTCGGTGAAGGCCTTCTGGCTTCTTTACAAGGTTTCATTCGAGATGCTAGGAATCTCCACCCTCTGGCCTTATCACGAGTGGTGACTTATCTGCTGAACTTGCTTCGGTTGAGCCAT GAGCAGCCGTTCACCCGTGTTCCTGTCATTCTTCATGGAATTTCCAGCTTCGACCAAGACACTCTGGAGAGTGTCGCCGTGCCTATCGTCAAAGGGCTCTCACGATGTGTCTTTGATGGTAACCTTCTCCGGAATGAAATTACTGTCTCGCCAGACTTCTGGTCCATCTTACAACGCTTGCACCAGCACAAGGACGCAGCGCCCTTGGGGTTTAGTCTCCTGGAAGCCATTATCGATTCGAACCCTCCTATCGTGACGGCTGACAATTACGAATCTGCTGTCGCCCTTGCAACTGAGTTTATAAGTGCGGGCAGCGTAGGCTACATTGAAGAGAGACATAGAGATACTCTTGCACGACGGTCCAAAGGTGTCAAGCAACCAAAGCAAAG TGAAAACGAAGTCGTCTCGCGCGGTGTAACTGCTATTGGCCTCATTTACCATCTTACCGGTCGGGCTCCAGCTCTGATCAAACAATCACATCTAGAGGATGGTGAAG CTTGGTCAGCATACTGGTCGCCAATATTCCATTCCCTGACTTCCCAGTGTACCAACCCTTGTCGAGACATCCGGCATCACGCCATATCGACTTTACAAAGGTCACTTCTATCGGTCGATATTGGAGCCGATAAGGAATGGACCGCGATCTTTGATCAAGTCCTTTTCCCTTTGATCTTACGGCTACTGAAGCCTGAAGTCTTCCATTCAGACCCACGCGGAATGGGTGAAACCCGCGTTCAAACAGCGACTTTGGTATGCAAAATCTTCCTGCGTTATCTCGACCAACTTCCAAACGCGGAGGGCATGCTAGAATTGTGGCTCAAgatcctcgatatccttGACCGAATGATGAATAGCGGTCAGGGAGATAGTCTC GAGGAGGCCATTCCGGAAAGTATCAAGAACATAATCCTAGTTATGGCAGATCAGGGCCACCTCGTCCCGCCCTCTCAAGATCCCAGCAAGGAAAATATCTGGACTGAAACAAAGAAACGCCTAGAGCGGTTTTTGCCTGATCTTTTCAAGGAAATTTTCCCAGATGCACCTAAGGAAACACCGCCAGTTTCAACACCTGCTTCCCCTCTACCCTCCACCCCCGCTGAACCATCTTCGGAAAACACACCAGGCGAGAAGGAAAATGAAAAGGAAAATGAAACCGAACCCGAACCCGAAAATGAAAAGGAGAACCAGGCAGGTTCTGAAGCCCCGAAAGTCGAAGACGAGAAGAACGAATCTGAACAGTCTTAG